From a single Arthrobacter sp. SLBN-112 genomic region:
- a CDS encoding LysR family transcriptional regulator encodes MEVHQLEILRELGALGSVKAVADTLMVTPSAVSQQLAHLQRTVEVPLTRKEGRNLVLTEAGQVLADAGAAVVSAMADARGALSTYHQSPAGRVTLSGFHSAGQALFAPLARMLDKPEHPRIELSDEDVAQQDFPALTARYDLVLAHRMDHSPRWPAERVAVIPLAHEPLDVALPAGHPLAQKDTVTADDVGAEAWVTSHPGYSPADVLSAVAAVSSREPNIVHRINDYSTVAALVAAGGVVGLLPRYTAGPVLNPDIVLRPLEGISTRRRIDLLARPENLKRRAVVMVCESLEDIMAGLVRQG; translated from the coding sequence GTGGAAGTACATCAGCTGGAGATCCTGCGCGAACTGGGAGCACTGGGAAGTGTCAAGGCCGTGGCAGACACACTCATGGTCACCCCTTCGGCCGTATCGCAGCAACTGGCCCACCTGCAGCGGACGGTGGAGGTGCCGCTGACGCGCAAGGAGGGCCGGAACCTGGTCCTCACGGAAGCCGGCCAGGTACTCGCCGACGCAGGCGCCGCCGTCGTCAGTGCCATGGCCGACGCCCGCGGCGCCCTGAGCACCTATCACCAATCGCCGGCAGGCCGGGTGACCCTCAGCGGCTTCCACAGCGCCGGGCAGGCGTTGTTTGCGCCGCTGGCACGGATGCTGGACAAGCCGGAGCACCCCCGGATCGAACTGTCCGACGAGGACGTGGCCCAGCAGGACTTCCCTGCCCTCACGGCGCGGTACGACCTGGTCCTGGCGCACCGCATGGACCACAGTCCCCGCTGGCCCGCAGAACGGGTCGCGGTGATCCCGCTGGCGCACGAACCCCTGGACGTGGCACTGCCCGCCGGCCACCCGTTGGCGCAAAAGGACACGGTCACGGCGGACGACGTGGGCGCCGAGGCCTGGGTGACCAGCCACCCCGGCTACTCCCCCGCCGACGTCCTGTCCGCCGTCGCTGCCGTCTCCAGCCGGGAGCCGAACATCGTCCACCGCATCAACGACTACTCCACGGTGGCGGCGCTCGTGGCCGCCGGCGGCGTGGTGGGCCTGCTGCCCAGGTATACCGCAGGACCGGTCCTCAACCCGGACATCGTGCTGCGGCCGCTGGAGGGCATCAGCACGCGCCGCAGGATCGACCTGCTGGCCAGGCCGGAAAACCTGAAGCGGCGCGCCGTGGTGATGGTCTGCGAGTCCCTCGAGGACATCATGGCCGGACTGGTGCGGCAGGGCTGA
- a CDS encoding HNH endonuclease signature motif containing protein, giving the protein MGISSGGGVALEGVHASVAALDALAAEDSFLAAGVGVGAGVDVLQRRYELRLARLEVVKRLEAQLAAVKARDVAEAVEIQHAMVAPDAPVHERTFSEMSAVEEIAGVLTISSGAAGASVEQSRRVCFLPPVMDALSAGNLSWQHARIVADETEGLTPDGAAALVAHFFDPDAPNPARGAAPGELVPSRLRTKVRTWRESHHPETLEKRHVKGVADRRMEYTPDRDGMAWISLHLPGDTACAIWNRTTATARGLQGPNEPRSLTQLRPDIAASLLLGAGSTSEAAQANGSTGEIGKVPTPRADVLVMVPVCALLGVTDEPAELDGHGPIPASMARKLVADGADSFYRVLVDPRDGAPLEIGRTRYRLTETIKQWIRMRDGKCTFPGCSNRSPDNDTDHLTAWEHGGTTGTSNLAQLCPKHHRLKHARPWIPDPATHNGPAGWTSPTGRHYNPEHPDREPTRWPPGLLPSNVSAVAPEATAAPNVTAPSVAAASGHAGGRNVAGPAEDLPCQPLLAGTLTWLEALPELEAPELEEPDGDNLLDPDDLCATDALWDDFYAMPFVLPPDPQADWQLLLSLT; this is encoded by the coding sequence ATGGGAATCAGCAGCGGTGGTGGTGTGGCTTTGGAGGGTGTTCATGCCTCTGTCGCTGCGCTTGATGCGCTTGCTGCTGAGGATTCTTTCCTGGCTGCCGGGGTGGGTGTTGGTGCCGGTGTGGATGTGTTGCAGCGGCGGTACGAGCTCCGGCTGGCCCGGCTGGAGGTGGTGAAACGGCTGGAGGCGCAGCTCGCCGCGGTGAAAGCCCGTGATGTCGCCGAGGCCGTTGAGATCCAGCACGCCATGGTTGCTCCGGACGCGCCGGTGCACGAACGCACCTTCTCGGAGATGTCAGCGGTGGAGGAGATCGCCGGGGTCCTGACCATCAGTTCCGGGGCCGCAGGGGCATCCGTGGAGCAGTCCCGGCGGGTGTGTTTCCTCCCGCCGGTGATGGACGCCTTGTCTGCCGGGAACCTGTCCTGGCAGCACGCGAGAATTGTTGCCGACGAGACCGAAGGCCTCACCCCCGACGGCGCCGCCGCCCTGGTGGCGCACTTCTTCGACCCGGATGCCCCCAACCCGGCCCGCGGCGCCGCGCCCGGTGAGCTCGTCCCGTCCCGGCTCCGGACCAAAGTCCGTACCTGGCGGGAAAGCCACCACCCTGAAACCCTGGAAAAGCGTCACGTCAAGGGTGTCGCGGACCGGCGGATGGAATACACCCCGGACCGGGACGGCATGGCCTGGATCTCGCTCCACCTCCCGGGCGACACCGCCTGCGCCATCTGGAACCGCACCACCGCCACCGCCCGCGGCCTCCAAGGCCCCAACGAACCCCGCAGCCTCACCCAGCTCCGCCCCGACATCGCAGCATCACTCCTCCTCGGCGCAGGCAGCACCAGCGAGGCAGCCCAGGCTAACGGAAGCACCGGTGAGATCGGGAAGGTCCCCACCCCGCGTGCGGACGTGCTGGTCATGGTCCCGGTGTGCGCCCTTCTCGGCGTGACGGACGAACCCGCAGAACTGGACGGCCACGGCCCCATCCCGGCATCGATGGCCCGCAAACTCGTCGCGGACGGTGCGGACTCGTTTTACCGGGTCCTGGTCGACCCCCGCGACGGCGCCCCGTTGGAGATTGGCCGCACGCGCTACCGGCTCACCGAAACCATCAAACAATGGATCCGCATGCGCGACGGGAAATGCACCTTTCCCGGCTGCAGCAATCGTTCCCCTGACAACGACACCGACCACCTCACCGCGTGGGAACACGGCGGCACCACCGGCACCAGCAACCTGGCACAACTCTGCCCAAAACATCACCGGCTCAAGCACGCCCGGCCATGGATCCCGGACCCCGCAACCCACAACGGGCCGGCCGGCTGGACCTCCCCAACAGGCCGGCACTACAACCCCGAACACCCCGACCGGGAACCAACCCGGTGGCCACCAGGGTTGTTGCCGTCGAATGTATCCGCCGTCGCACCGGAGGCGACTGCCGCACCGAATGTCACAGCGCCATCGGTTGCCGCAGCCTCAGGGCATGCCGGAGGGCGGAATGTCGCAGGACCAGCGGAGGACTTACCATGCCAACCGCTACTTGCTGGGACGCTAACGTGGCTGGAAGCCTTACCGGAGCTGGAGGCACCTGAACTTGAGGAACCTGACGGCGACAACCTGCTGGATCCGGATGATCTTTGCGCTACCGATGCCCTATGGGACGACTTTTACGCGATGCCCTTTGTGTTGCCGCCTGACCCGCAGGCGGACTGGCAGTTGCTGCTGTCACTGACGTGA
- a CDS encoding glycine C-acetyltransferase, which produces MYTSIKDQLHDELEDIRTAGLYKTERSISSPQSSHITAGRIGGPGADVLNFCANNYLGLADHPDIITAAKSAMDERGFGMASVRFICGTQDLHLELEARVSKFLGTEDTILFSSCFDANGGVFESLFGPEDAVISDALNHASIIDGIRLCKARRYRYANQDMADLEARLQEAQDARRKIIVTDGVFSMDGYLAPLEAICDLAEKYDALVMVDDSHAVGFMGATGAGTPEHAGVSHRVDIYTGTFGKALGGASGGYVSGRREIVAMLRQKARPYLFSNSLAPAIVAATLKALDLVENSADLRRRLFENAELFRRRMTEEGFDLLPGEHAIVPVMFGDAVMAAKVADRMLQHGVFVTAFSFPVVPRGSARIRVQLSAAHSADDVEACVGAFVASRAEAAA; this is translated from the coding sequence ATGTACACCTCCATCAAGGACCAGCTCCACGACGAGCTGGAAGACATCCGCACCGCCGGGCTCTACAAGACCGAACGCAGCATCAGCTCGCCGCAGTCCAGCCACATCACCGCCGGCCGGATCGGCGGCCCGGGCGCCGACGTGCTGAACTTCTGCGCCAACAACTACCTGGGCCTGGCCGACCACCCGGACATCATCACTGCCGCCAAGTCCGCCATGGATGAGCGCGGCTTCGGCATGGCCAGCGTCCGTTTCATCTGCGGAACCCAGGATCTCCACCTGGAACTCGAGGCCAGGGTCTCGAAATTCTTGGGGACCGAAGACACTATCCTGTTTTCCAGCTGCTTCGACGCCAATGGCGGCGTCTTCGAATCCCTCTTCGGCCCCGAGGACGCGGTCATTTCCGACGCCCTGAACCACGCCTCCATCATCGACGGCATCCGCCTGTGCAAGGCCCGCCGCTACCGCTATGCCAACCAGGACATGGCCGACCTTGAGGCCCGGCTGCAGGAGGCGCAGGACGCCCGCCGGAAGATCATCGTCACGGACGGCGTGTTTTCCATGGATGGCTACCTGGCCCCGCTGGAAGCCATCTGCGATCTGGCCGAGAAATACGACGCCCTGGTGATGGTGGACGATTCGCACGCCGTGGGCTTCATGGGTGCCACGGGCGCGGGCACTCCCGAACATGCCGGGGTGTCACACCGGGTGGATATCTACACCGGCACGTTCGGCAAGGCCCTGGGCGGGGCGTCGGGCGGTTATGTTTCCGGCCGCAGGGAGATCGTTGCCATGCTGCGGCAGAAGGCCCGGCCATACCTGTTCTCCAACTCCCTGGCTCCCGCCATTGTGGCCGCCACCCTCAAAGCGCTGGACCTGGTGGAAAACTCGGCCGACCTGCGCCGCCGCCTGTTCGAAAACGCCGAGCTCTTCCGCCGCCGCATGACCGAGGAGGGCTTCGACCTGCTTCCCGGGGAACACGCCATCGTGCCGGTGATGTTTGGTGACGCCGTGATGGCCGCCAAGGTGGCTGACCGCATGCTGCAGCACGGCGTCTTCGTCACCGCCTTCAGCTTCCCCGTGGTCCCGCGGGGTTCCGCGAGGATCCGGGTCCAGCTGTCGGCTGCACATTCAGCGGACGACGTCGAGGCGTGCGTGGGTGCCTTCGTCGCCAGCCGTGCCGAAGCAGCAGCCTGA
- a CDS encoding DUF5666 domain-containing protein, translated as MMLWEPTRIRKVVLAGAVALALTGTGAALAWSATGTPTPSPSQSAPGQEKAPGKATAPGQQDKQDKKAQRPQPLHGEGVVKNPDGTFQAKLEQRGTVESVSDSAITVKSEDGFSQTYTVNGDTKITVIPAPAADGSGTNGSGTNGPNATGDGGKRLKPADGTIADIAVGDTVRISGVKDGDKATAKRVVKGAGDGPGLGLGRGLGRGHGLGHRMGQGNHQDDGNHQDDDGE; from the coding sequence ATGATGCTCTGGGAACCAACGAGGATTCGCAAGGTTGTGCTCGCCGGGGCAGTGGCCCTGGCCTTGACGGGCACGGGAGCTGCCCTGGCCTGGTCTGCCACAGGCACGCCCACGCCGTCGCCATCCCAGTCGGCGCCCGGCCAGGAGAAGGCACCCGGGAAGGCAACGGCACCCGGCCAGCAGGACAAACAGGACAAAAAAGCCCAGCGACCGCAGCCGCTCCACGGCGAGGGCGTTGTGAAGAACCCTGACGGAACGTTCCAGGCCAAGCTGGAACAGCGCGGAACCGTGGAGTCTGTCAGCGATTCGGCCATTACCGTCAAGAGCGAGGACGGCTTCTCCCAGACCTACACGGTGAACGGCGATACAAAAATCACCGTTATACCTGCCCCGGCCGCGGATGGTTCAGGAACAAATGGTTCGGGGACAAACGGCCCAAATGCTACGGGCGACGGCGGCAAGCGGCTTAAGCCGGCGGACGGAACCATCGCGGACATCGCCGTGGGGGACACCGTACGCATTTCGGGCGTGAAGGATGGGGACAAGGCCACCGCCAAGCGCGTTGTGAAGGGCGCCGGTGATGGGCCGGGCCTTGGTTTGGGACGCGGATTGGGACGCGGCCATGGCCTGGGACACAGGATGGGCCAGGGCAACCATCAGGACGACGGTAACCACCAGGACGACGACGGGGAGTAA
- a CDS encoding CPBP family intramembrane glutamic endopeptidase, translating to MLVPSRRRLRLEVWIVLGLSLGQSAVYSVVQLLDKMTRAPLAEGTSTLNRSQSTREYFDLTYQLLDIIFALVPVLLVLHFLTDQRQAGPGDAGNTRSAFQKLGFNFARPGKDLLQGLGLAALIGIPSLGLYAAGRALGITTAIIPSALDAYWWTVPVLVLSAIRHAVLEEVIVVGYLLNRFGKFGWSTPLAIAVSSLLRGSYHLYQGFGPFIGNAVMGVVFAWLYTRTRRVMPLVIAHALLDIVAFVGFSLFGKAVGLG from the coding sequence ATGCTGGTTCCCTCCCGCCGTCGCCTGCGGCTTGAAGTTTGGATCGTCCTGGGCCTGTCCCTGGGCCAGTCGGCTGTCTACTCCGTGGTGCAGCTGCTGGACAAGATGACCCGCGCTCCGCTGGCGGAGGGCACGTCCACGCTGAACCGCTCGCAGAGCACCCGCGAATACTTCGACCTCACCTACCAGCTGCTGGACATCATCTTTGCGCTGGTGCCGGTGCTCCTGGTTCTCCACTTCCTTACGGACCAGCGCCAGGCAGGGCCCGGTGATGCCGGGAACACCCGCTCTGCGTTCCAGAAGCTCGGGTTCAATTTCGCCAGGCCCGGCAAGGATCTGCTGCAGGGCCTCGGACTGGCCGCGCTCATCGGCATACCTTCGTTGGGGCTCTACGCTGCCGGCCGGGCGCTGGGAATCACCACCGCGATTATCCCCAGTGCCCTGGATGCCTACTGGTGGACGGTGCCTGTGCTCGTCCTGTCCGCCATCCGCCATGCAGTTCTTGAGGAAGTCATTGTGGTGGGCTACCTCCTGAACCGCTTCGGCAAGTTCGGCTGGAGCACGCCGCTGGCCATTGCGGTGAGTTCCCTGCTGCGCGGCAGCTACCACCTCTACCAGGGCTTCGGCCCGTTTATCGGCAATGCGGTGATGGGCGTGGTCTTCGCCTGGCTGTACACCCGAACCCGCCGGGTCATGCCACTGGTCATCGCCCATGCCCTGCTGGACATCGTGGCCTTCGTCGGCTTCAGCCTGTTCGGCAAAGCCGTGGGGTTGGGTTAG
- a CDS encoding DeoR/GlpR family DNA-binding transcription regulator yields MTRTDRLTAILDLLARTGQVEVDEIVSTLNVSPATARRDLDSLAKRRLLTRTRGGATTGALAYDLPGRYNRDDHAEAKEQIAQCASALIRPGAVIGLCGGTTSTALAQILATREDLNAPSNQPTLTVVTNAINIAGQLAVRPNIKVMVTGGILNPRSYELVGPYTDIIMQKVVLDIAFIGVNGIDPEVGPTNTGEGEASVNALLASRARVSYVLADSSKVGVRAFATMDGYDFTRLITDSGISPRDKAAFEANGTEVIVAPA; encoded by the coding sequence ATGACGCGCACTGACCGGTTGACGGCGATCCTTGACCTGCTGGCCAGGACCGGGCAAGTGGAGGTTGACGAGATTGTCAGCACCCTCAATGTCTCCCCGGCCACCGCGAGGCGGGACCTGGACAGCCTGGCCAAACGCCGGCTGCTGACACGTACCCGGGGCGGCGCCACCACCGGCGCCCTGGCCTACGATCTTCCCGGCCGTTACAACCGCGACGACCACGCGGAGGCCAAGGAACAGATCGCCCAGTGTGCCTCGGCGTTGATCCGGCCCGGGGCGGTGATTGGCCTGTGCGGGGGGACCACCAGCACCGCGCTCGCGCAGATCCTCGCTACCCGGGAAGACCTGAACGCTCCGTCCAACCAGCCCACCCTTACTGTTGTCACCAATGCCATCAACATTGCCGGGCAGTTGGCGGTGCGGCCCAACATCAAGGTGATGGTGACCGGCGGAATCCTCAACCCGCGGTCCTATGAACTCGTAGGCCCCTATACGGACATCATCATGCAGAAGGTGGTGCTGGACATCGCGTTCATCGGCGTCAACGGCATTGATCCCGAAGTCGGCCCGACCAACACCGGGGAGGGGGAGGCATCCGTGAACGCCCTGCTCGCCAGCAGGGCCCGGGTCTCCTATGTCCTGGCCGATTCCTCCAAAGTGGGCGTGCGGGCCTTCGCCACCATGGACGGTTATGACTTCACCCGCCTCATTACCGATTCCGGGATCTCGCCGCGGGACAAGGCTGCCTTCGAGGCCAACGGCACGGAAGTGATCGTCGCGCCCGCCTGA
- the hutI gene encoding imidazolonepropionase has protein sequence MSTLITNIAELMTQDLEHRVLKDAAVVVEGERISWIGAAADAPAADDAVDAGGRAMLPGWVDSHSHLLFAGDRTAEFEARMAGEAYAAGGIAVTMNATRATSDFDLTRLAMGRVAEAVSQGTTYLETKTGYGLDIGNEARSARIAATVADQVTYLGAHLVPAGQDPEEYTDLVCGPMLDAVRPYVQWADVFCEEGAFTAEQSRRVLTACRDAGLGLRVHGNQLGEGPGVQLAVELGAASVDHVNYLAGHDVKALAASWSGWDAATGTGERGTVATCLPACDLSTRQPLAPARELLDAGVQVALASNCNPGTSYTSSMAFCVTTAVLQMHLSVHEAVRAATYGGALALHRESGSDADGERAVGSIAVGHRADLHLLNAPSATHLAYRPGMPLTYAVWRAGVRER, from the coding sequence ATGAGCACCCTGATCACCAATATTGCCGAGCTGATGACCCAGGACCTGGAACACCGGGTCCTGAAGGATGCGGCGGTAGTGGTGGAGGGGGAACGGATCTCATGGATTGGCGCCGCGGCGGACGCCCCGGCAGCGGATGACGCCGTGGACGCCGGCGGCCGGGCCATGCTCCCGGGCTGGGTGGACTCCCACAGCCACCTGCTGTTCGCCGGGGACCGTACTGCAGAATTCGAAGCCCGGATGGCGGGGGAGGCGTATGCCGCCGGCGGCATCGCCGTCACGATGAATGCCACCCGCGCCACGTCGGATTTCGACCTCACCCGCCTGGCCATGGGCAGGGTTGCCGAGGCGGTTTCGCAGGGGACGACGTACCTGGAGACGAAGACCGGCTACGGCCTGGATATCGGGAATGAGGCCCGGAGCGCGCGCATCGCCGCCACTGTAGCGGACCAGGTGACCTACCTTGGCGCCCATTTGGTTCCTGCCGGCCAGGACCCGGAGGAGTACACCGACCTGGTCTGCGGGCCGATGCTCGACGCCGTCCGCCCGTATGTCCAGTGGGCCGACGTCTTTTGCGAGGAAGGTGCGTTCACGGCCGAACAATCCCGGCGCGTGCTGACAGCCTGCCGCGACGCCGGCCTGGGCCTGCGTGTGCATGGCAACCAGCTGGGCGAGGGGCCCGGCGTGCAGCTTGCCGTTGAGTTGGGTGCGGCCAGCGTGGACCACGTCAATTACCTGGCCGGGCATGACGTGAAGGCCCTTGCGGCTTCCTGGTCCGGGTGGGACGCTGCCACGGGAACCGGTGAGCGGGGCACCGTGGCCACCTGCCTCCCGGCCTGCGATCTCTCTACCCGGCAGCCATTGGCCCCGGCCCGTGAGCTTCTCGACGCCGGCGTGCAGGTGGCGCTTGCCTCCAACTGCAATCCCGGAACGTCGTACACAAGTTCGATGGCATTCTGCGTCACCACCGCTGTCCTCCAGATGCACCTGAGTGTGCACGAGGCCGTCCGCGCAGCCACCTATGGCGGTGCGCTGGCGTTGCACAGGGAAAGCGGCAGTGATGCCGACGGGGAACGCGCCGTGGGGTCCATCGCCGTCGGGCACCGTGCCGACCTTCACCTGCTGAACGCTCCTTCCGCGACGCATCTCGCTTACCGCCCGGGCATGCCGTTGACGTACGCTGTGTGGCGGGCGGGAGTCAGGGAGCGGTAG
- a CDS encoding NAD(P)/FAD-dependent oxidoreductase, whose amino-acid sequence MAAHYNVLIVGGGIAGLSLASELAGRCSVALVEAEQDLAYHTSSRSARQLIPSYGPPVVQELTVRTLELIAARDAELPEPILTPRSFMLVGSEADVAAEASGHMQAITVEHALELCPALLPGTFAAAGLDTGSYGCNAPLLLADHRQRAEAAGVDIITGARVHSAQRLGSGWQVGAGAEGFEAGILVNAAGAWADELAVLSGVEKLGLQPYRRTAAIAAVERPLPAATPMVAAADNTFYFRPDGGDVLISPSETVPSGPEDAQPRPGDVERLVDRLNSVTSLGITGIRRAWTGLRTEAADGVPVAGFDAEAPGFYWLAGQGGYGFQTSAAMAELAAGQILAGHATSGSAASGNAASGSAAGDGPASRTAQALAATRWSIRR is encoded by the coding sequence ATGGCAGCACATTACAATGTCCTGATCGTGGGCGGCGGCATTGCCGGCCTGTCCCTGGCTTCCGAGCTGGCCGGGCGCTGCAGCGTTGCGCTGGTGGAGGCTGAGCAGGATCTGGCGTATCACACGTCCTCCCGCTCGGCCCGCCAGCTGATCCCCAGCTACGGCCCTCCCGTAGTGCAGGAGCTCACCGTCCGGACCCTTGAGCTGATTGCGGCCCGGGACGCGGAACTGCCGGAACCGATCCTGACACCGCGCAGTTTCATGCTGGTTGGTTCAGAGGCGGATGTCGCCGCGGAAGCCAGCGGGCACATGCAGGCCATCACTGTGGAACATGCGCTGGAGCTCTGTCCGGCCCTGCTCCCGGGAACCTTTGCCGCCGCCGGGCTGGACACCGGGTCCTATGGCTGCAATGCGCCCCTGCTGCTGGCCGACCACCGGCAACGCGCTGAGGCCGCCGGGGTGGACATCATCACCGGCGCCCGCGTGCATTCAGCGCAACGGTTGGGCTCCGGGTGGCAGGTAGGTGCCGGCGCCGAGGGTTTCGAGGCGGGGATCCTGGTCAACGCGGCCGGTGCATGGGCCGACGAGCTCGCGGTGCTCAGCGGTGTGGAGAAGCTGGGGCTGCAGCCGTACCGGCGCACTGCGGCGATTGCCGCCGTCGAACGCCCACTGCCTGCCGCCACCCCCATGGTGGCGGCAGCGGACAATACGTTCTACTTCCGCCCGGACGGCGGCGACGTACTGATTTCACCGTCCGAAACCGTGCCCAGCGGTCCCGAGGACGCGCAGCCGCGGCCCGGCGACGTGGAACGCCTCGTGGACAGGCTGAACTCTGTCACCAGTCTGGGGATCACCGGAATTCGCCGGGCCTGGACCGGCCTGCGCACCGAAGCCGCCGACGGGGTTCCTGTGGCCGGGTTCGACGCCGAAGCTCCCGGGTTCTACTGGCTTGCCGGGCAGGGTGGCTACGGTTTCCAGACTTCTGCTGCCATGGCTGAGCTGGCGGCCGGCCAGATCCTTGCCGGCCACGCGACGTCCGGAAGTGCGGCGTCCGGAAATGCGGCGTCTGGAAGTGCGGCCGGCGACGGTCCGGCATCCCGGACAGCGCAGGCCCTGGCTGCCACCCGGTGGTCGATCCGACGCTGA
- a CDS encoding VOC family protein, whose translation MRMDHVSYACETDGLAATTERISSALGVEAVKGGVHPRFGTRNMIIPLAGHKYLEVVEVLDHPASDKAPFGQAVRARSAAGGGWMGWCVEVDDLARFEERLGRAAVNGNRKFPDGRELVWKQIGILGLIADPQVPYMLKWEGDPSLHPSNAYPSNIKMSCLTIAGSASRVTEWLGEPVEKPLEDVAVEWVAPHGTPGILSVTFETANGAVTI comes from the coding sequence ATGCGCATGGATCACGTCTCTTACGCCTGTGAAACCGATGGCCTCGCGGCCACTACCGAACGTATTTCATCTGCCCTCGGCGTTGAGGCAGTGAAGGGCGGGGTCCACCCCCGGTTCGGAACCCGGAATATGATCATCCCGCTCGCCGGGCACAAGTACCTGGAAGTCGTGGAGGTCCTGGACCACCCGGCATCCGACAAGGCACCGTTCGGTCAGGCAGTCCGTGCCCGTTCCGCGGCCGGTGGCGGCTGGATGGGCTGGTGCGTCGAAGTGGACGACCTCGCCCGCTTCGAGGAACGCCTTGGCCGTGCTGCCGTAAACGGCAACCGCAAGTTCCCGGACGGCCGGGAGCTGGTCTGGAAGCAGATTGGCATCCTTGGCCTTATCGCCGACCCCCAGGTTCCGTACATGCTCAAGTGGGAAGGTGACCCGTCGCTGCACCCCTCCAACGCCTACCCCAGCAACATCAAGATGAGCTGCCTGACCATCGCCGGTTCCGCCTCCCGGGTGACCGAATGGCTGGGTGAGCCAGTGGAGAAGCCGCTGGAGGACGTTGCGGTTGAGTGGGTGGCCCCGCACGGAACGCCGGGCATCCTGTCGGTCACGTTCGAAACCGCCAACGGAGCCGTCACCATCTAA
- the tdh gene encoding L-threonine 3-dehydrogenase, whose amino-acid sequence MKALYKAGSHAGFELVDRPEPEAGPADVKIRVMTTGICGTDLHIQSWDSWAQGIIEAPLIAGHEFYGEVVEVGEDVRDVKVGDRVSGEGHVVCGICRNCRAGRRQMCIHTVSVGVQRDGAFAEYVVIPETNVWVHHDPSVTPELGAIFDPFGNAVHTALSFPLVGEDVLITGAGPIGLMAIAVARHAGARKIAITDISRPRLDLARRLGADLAIDVSTTRVRDAQRELGMREGFDVGMEMSGHPSALPEMIDNMNHGGRIAMLGLPSQEITIDWGKVVTHMLTLKGIYGREMYETWYAMSAMLSSNPVLHAGISAVVTDTLPAAEWEKGFDIARSGVGGKVVLDWTRL is encoded by the coding sequence ATGAAGGCCCTCTACAAGGCCGGCTCCCACGCCGGTTTCGAACTCGTCGACCGGCCCGAGCCTGAGGCTGGCCCGGCGGACGTGAAGATCAGGGTCATGACCACGGGGATCTGCGGTACGGACCTGCACATCCAGTCATGGGACTCCTGGGCGCAGGGAATCATCGAAGCGCCCCTCATTGCCGGCCACGAGTTCTACGGCGAAGTGGTGGAGGTGGGCGAAGACGTCCGCGACGTCAAAGTGGGTGACCGGGTCTCCGGTGAAGGCCACGTGGTGTGCGGCATCTGCCGCAACTGCCGGGCCGGCCGCCGCCAGATGTGCATTCACACTGTCAGCGTGGGAGTCCAGCGCGACGGTGCCTTCGCCGAGTACGTGGTGATCCCCGAAACCAACGTCTGGGTCCACCACGACCCCTCCGTCACCCCCGAACTCGGCGCCATCTTCGACCCCTTCGGCAACGCGGTGCACACGGCACTGAGCTTCCCGCTGGTGGGGGAGGACGTTCTCATCACCGGCGCAGGCCCCATCGGCCTGATGGCTATCGCAGTTGCCCGCCATGCCGGCGCCCGAAAGATCGCCATCACGGACATCTCCCGGCCCCGCCTGGACCTGGCCCGGCGGCTCGGGGCGGACCTTGCCATCGATGTCTCCACCACCAGGGTCCGCGACGCCCAGCGCGAGCTCGGCATGCGCGAAGGTTTCGACGTCGGAATGGAGATGTCCGGCCACCCCTCCGCCCTGCCTGAGATGATCGACAACATGAACCACGGCGGCCGGATCGCCATGCTGGGGCTGCCCAGCCAGGAGATCACCATCGACTGGGGCAAGGTGGTCACCCACATGCTGACCCTCAAAGGCATCTATGGCCGCGAGATGTACGAAACCTGGTATGCCATGAGCGCCATGCTCTCCTCCAACCCGGTCCTGCACGCCGGAATCTCCGCCGTGGTCACGGACACCCTTCCGGCCGCCGAGTGGGAGAAGGGCTTCGACATTGCCCGCAGTGGCGTGGGCGGCAAAGTTGTCCTCGACTGGACCCGACTGTAA